In one window of Syntrophales bacterium DNA:
- a CDS encoding phosphodiester glycosidase family protein — protein MRAYTKRYNNTTCHIVTFSPYEMRLEPHNGIPGKRESIHNMWGSPGLSEVTCLKANGTFFNNADPSSEMLGSGRGDSLLNVAWDGQRFYMEPNIPKGMKEVSSSYALVRNGKKDYTNEKSLIEILGSNPRMIMGQKNDGQMSFVAVEGRRWGEKGLTSEEERDVCIVEGFRDAVNNDGGGSTVLIVEDQQLNRAHDGRSLGYIWVGYRKWRKEELPNLRKGIKGMWVNLLQRMLGITADGSFGEYTEKAVRRHQEAYNLKVDGRVGPHTWASLCALNKV, from the coding sequence ATGAGAGCTTATACTAAGAGATATAACAATACTACGTGCCACATAGTAACTTTCTCCCCTTACGAAATGAGACTTGAACCGCACAACGGAATTCCCGGAAAAAGAGAGTCCATACATAATATGTGGGGCTCTCCCGGGTTATCCGAGGTGACTTGTCTTAAGGCTAATGGTACGTTCTTCAACAATGCTGATCCCTCCAGCGAAATGCTAGGGTCAGGTCGGGGCGATAGCTTGTTGAACGTCGCATGGGACGGCCAAAGGTTCTATATGGAGCCGAATATCCCTAAAGGAATGAAAGAGGTCAGTTCTTCCTATGCACTGGTACGAAATGGTAAAAAAGATTATACCAATGAAAAATCCCTTATTGAGATATTAGGAAGCAATCCTCGAATGATCATGGGACAGAAAAATGACGGTCAAATGTCGTTCGTAGCTGTTGAAGGACGTCGTTGGGGTGAGAAAGGCCTTACCTCGGAAGAGGAGAGAGATGTATGTATTGTTGAGGGGTTCCGTGATGCAGTGAACAACGATGGAGGGGGATCCACCGTGTTGATTGTCGAGGATCAACAACTGAATAGGGCACATGACGGAAGAAGTTTAGGGTACATTTGGGTAGGGTATCGTAAATGGAGAAAGGAAGAATTGCCAAATCTCAGAAAAGGCATTAAGGGGATGTGGGTCAATCTTCTTCAGAGGATGCTTGGTATTACAGCGGACGGATCTTTCGGAGAATATACCGAAAAGGCTGTAAGACGACACCAGGAGGCATATAATCTAAAAGTTGACGGACGCGTAGGCCCACATACTTGGGCTAGTCTATGCGCTCTCAACAAAGTTTGA
- a CDS encoding peptidoglycan-binding protein — MITNLGLVEFVKKAKDANAGYVYGTIGQVLTDKILEYKLKQYPRMITPYIDFIRTNYIGKVTYDCVNLIKAYIWQNDDKEGCYDPANDVSADGMFDIARVKGPIDTIPETPGICVRFNGHIGVYIGNGKVIEAKGTKYGVVETDLKGRGWTHWLECPYIVYLKVVKVGLKVGISGEIVRTLQGQLNLCGACLERDGSFGPMTEAAVKVFQKANGLPADGIVDIPTSQMLRYRTLESIDSLLDKVEKLEKKFE, encoded by the coding sequence ATGATCACCAATTTAGGTTTAGTAGAATTTGTGAAAAAAGCCAAGGACGCAAATGCCGGTTATGTGTATGGGACTATCGGTCAAGTCCTTACCGATAAGATCCTCGAGTACAAACTAAAACAATACCCAAGGATGATAACGCCATATATAGACTTTATTCGTACGAATTATATTGGAAAGGTTACGTACGACTGTGTAAATCTCATCAAGGCATATATATGGCAAAACGACGATAAAGAAGGTTGTTATGATCCGGCAAACGATGTCTCTGCCGATGGCATGTTCGATATCGCGCGAGTTAAAGGCCCTATCGATACTATTCCTGAGACGCCCGGAATTTGTGTTCGTTTTAATGGGCACATAGGTGTATATATCGGGAATGGAAAAGTAATAGAAGCAAAAGGAACAAAATACGGAGTAGTCGAAACGGATCTTAAAGGACGTGGATGGACGCACTGGCTCGAATGCCCGTACATTGTATATTTGAAGGTTGTAAAAGTAGGTTTAAAAGTGGGAATAAGCGGCGAAATAGTAAGGACTTTACAGGGGCAGCTTAATCTATGTGGAGCATGTCTCGAGAGGGATGGTTCATTCGGGCCGATGACAGAGGCTGCTGTAAAGGTGTTCCAAAAAGCCAACGGTCTACCTGCCGATGGAATTGTCGATATTCCAACGTCTCAGATGCTAAGGTATAGAACACTTGAGAGCATCGACTCTCTCCTTGACAAAGTTGAAAAGCTGGAAAAAAAGTTTGAGTAA